CATCCTCGCCTCCTGTGATCCCGTGGCGCTGGACACGGTCCAGGCGGTACAGATGGGTCTGGACCCACGATCGGTAACCCATCTACAACGATGCGCAGAGCGCGGCCTCGGCAATCACGACCTCGACCTCATCGACGTCCTGGGGCTGGACCCCCATGACACCGCGCTCAAGTTCAAGCCCGCTCGCCACAACGCGGTGTCCCGGGTTGAAACGATCCTTCGCGGATCGATGATGAAGCGCCTGTTCTTCAACACACCGATCTTCACCGGCTGCCTACTCGGAGCGAAGGCCTACTATCGTGCGTGGACCCTCTTCCGTGCGCGTCGTGCGTGGGATGAGGTGCGCCGGCACCCCCTCTACGGCGCTCAGTGGCAGCGGGAGTGGCGCGGCCTCACAGGCGGTAACGACAAATGACGGCAGCCAGGAGTGTCGTCATCGTCGGCGGCGGTCTTGCGGGAATGGGTGCGGCGTACGCGCTGGCGGAGCGCGGTGCCACGGACATCACGATCGTGGAACGCGCCTCGGAGCTGGGTGGATTGGCAGGGTCGATCGAGCGGGACGGGCGGTTCTATCCCCTCGCTTATCACCACATCCTGCATCGCGACCGCGGCCTACTCTGGTTTCTGGACCGGCTCTCCGCCTTGCCGCTCGTTCGCTGGCGAAAGATCGACATGCTGTTTCATCTAGGCGGTCGGTTCTACAACCTTGCCAGCCCGGCCGGGTTCGCGCGCTTCCCAATGAGCGCGTTGGACAAACTTCGTTTCGCACGTTTGATGGGTCGCGCGTTCCTCAAACGGGACTGGACCGACTGGGAGGGTCGCTCCGCTGCGGAACTGATCGACCGCTGGGGAGGACCGGGCGTTCGGGAAGCGTTGTTCGAGCCGTTAACCCGCTTGAAGTTCGACCTCCCCTGCGCAGAGTCCAGCGGCGCCTGGATCGGCTCACGGCTCCACTTTCGGGAAGGGGCCTCACCCTTCGGATACATTCCGGGACATAATTGGACCCAGGTCCTCTGTCATCGATTGACGCGTGCGCTCCTCGATCGCGGTATCACCGTTCGTACCCGCGCCTCCGTCGCCGAAATCAGCTACGACGATGACCGCGTGCGTTCGGTGACACTCGAGGATGGCCAGACCCTGAGCGCCGACGAGTTCATCTTCACGATCCCCACGGAAACAACGACACGGCTCTTGCCCGAGGATCGTACGAGGACCCTGCGCTCAATACGATACACCGCCATCCTCTCGGCGATCGTCACGACCCGACAACCCATCTCGCCCCGGTTCTACTGGCTGAATCTTCTCGAACGACGTCAGGCGTCGACGGGGATCTTCATGCTCGACGCACTGAACCCGACGATCGGGCGCCGAGACGACATCTCTCTGAACTTCACGACCCATCTGTCGGGACGCGATCATCCGATGTACGCCCTCAGCGATGAGGAACTACTGCAACGTTATTCGAATGACTTCGAGGAGTTGTTCGGAGCACCGCTCGTGACGGACTGGTCGAGACTCGTCCGCGTGCCGATGTACTCCCCGATCTTTCATCGGGACTACCGAAACCCTCCGATTCGGAGCGAGACGTACCGCAACGTCTGGTTCGCGGGAAACTATCTCACGCACCCGTCGATCGCCTCCACCGGCACGGCACTCCTGTCGGGCGTCAGGACGGCCGAAGCGCTGATCGGTGATGATCGGGAAGCCAGCCCCCTCTCCGCTGCCATCGTTCGCTTCAGGCTTCGTGGGATGAAGCGCGCATAGTCGATTGCGACCTACCTCCGTAGTGCAACCCGACTCCGATCGCCAACAAGAGCGGCGCACTGAACCCACGAAGCAGCACGAACAGGTCGTGGAGACCCCGCGGGAGCGCACCTAGCCCCAGGAAAGAGGGCGTCTGCGCGCACGGCCATCCGACCGACGGATCCGCACACGGCTGATAGAACAGAAGCGGCAATACCGCCAGGGCGACCCACGGCAGCCAGCGTTGGGCGCTCTGCGCATTCGACTGCAGTTCGCTGAAGATCGCCGCCAGCGGAATCACGAGTAACAACTGATAGTTCACCCAGCTGTTCGGCATCACCGTGAGCATGAGGGAGATGAACAGGCCGAACTCCAGCCACGTCTTCGCTTCGCTCGAGCCCTCTCCGCCGCGTCGAAACAACCCGACGAAGGTGAGCAAACCCAGGATCATGACGCCCTGCACACAGCGCTTTGCCACGTTCCCGGCGAGACCGGCATAGTCGATCAAATAGCGTGCTAGGCCGACGTTCTCGCTCCCGCCGACGGGCGGCTCCGACAGGAGGTACGGCAGGATCCGGAAGTAATAGGTGCGAATCTCCCCCACATCCATCAGAAA
This genomic interval from Acidobacteriota bacterium contains the following:
- a CDS encoding FAD-dependent oxidoreductase encodes the protein MTAARSVVIVGGGLAGMGAAYALAERGATDITIVERASELGGLAGSIERDGRFYPLAYHHILHRDRGLLWFLDRLSALPLVRWRKIDMLFHLGGRFYNLASPAGFARFPMSALDKLRFARLMGRAFLKRDWTDWEGRSAAELIDRWGGPGVREALFEPLTRLKFDLPCAESSGAWIGSRLHFREGASPFGYIPGHNWTQVLCHRLTRALLDRGITVRTRASVAEISYDDDRVRSVTLEDGQTLSADEFIFTIPTETTTRLLPEDRTRTLRSIRYTAILSAIVTTRQPISPRFYWLNLLERRQASTGIFMLDALNPTIGRRDDISLNFTTHLSGRDHPMYALSDEELLQRYSNDFEELFGAPLVTDWSRLVRVPMYSPIFHRDYRNPPIRSETYRNVWFAGNYLTHPSIASTGTALLSGVRTAEALIGDDREASPLSAAIVRFRLRGMKRA